The segment TAGGATTCACGTTCTTTATTATGAATATTAGAGTTGATTTTTGGATGGAAAGAGTAATTTCCTGAAATAATTGGAAGGTGCCTGATCCTATTTGTGTCAATAGTGTCTGTTCAAGGCTCTACACAAAATGATCTACAGATCTTAGATGAGCTGACAGAAGGACATCCAATTTGGAAGGGTGGGATATTTGGCACCAGATTCCTTCATCTCAGGATAAAAAAGAACTCAATAAATTAAGGAGGCTTTACAACCCACTCGCTCTCTACAAAACTCTATGAACATTTGGGATTTATGACAATATTATCTTTCAAAATCTATCaaaaattcagatccaaattaTCTTCAAGTACGTTTTATCACCTTCATTTTTTATTAATGCAAACTCAAATCAGAGCAATTTCTTTTTCTAAAAGCCAACTTTGTGCCTCGTATTCCTTTACAGATAGTCATTTGTACATTATCAGATTGATTTTTAGTACAAATTTCAAAGAGAGGATAAAGAACTAATTGTACTGGGCCTATGCACAGCAGTCTTTAGAAGTGAACATCACATTACATGAGTAATTAGCAAGAGTTCAGGGGAGAGGGCAGACGGTTTTGCTATCAGAGAAACAGAAGGTTGGAAGCTGGCAGAGACAGAGCAAGTCAAAACCTTGCAGGCACACTGGACAGGCTTGAGACCCCACTTGATATctcaaactgctgcagtgacTCCTGAAAGGGTGCTGCTCACATCACAACGTGCTGCCTGCAACACATGGTTAACCACCAGAGTATTTATTAACCAGTGTGAGCAAAGGTTACACCTTCATAAACCCTACGCATAAAAATAGCAAAACTGCAGCTGAAACATTACCCCACCTCTTCCCACAACGCTGGGACTTTTAAAGTTTGTTAAACTTGGTGAGATGCTCGCACCCAGACTGAAACAGTAACTTTTTCTGTAACATTAACACACATTAAAGCCCATGCTTTATCAGAAAAAGACAAGCTTTTTGCACTAGGGAGCTACAACAAAAAATACTACAAACAAAATGTGTAATACAACTTAAATACCCAAGTTGAGGTACATTTCAGTCTTAGAGGAAGAAGGAAACTGACTGGCTCTTGAGTAGCTGCCTGAAGGTAAGAATTGTCCAGGGAACACCTCCAAAGTAAATATTATATGAAATTAGCTACTTCTTTCAAAAATAATCCAAAACAACACTTGAAACATACAAACACCTTTGTGAGAAATTAAGTTCTAAATAACAAATAGCATGATGGAGAAAACTTCTGTAAATTTGCCCTGGAGAACATGCTCCAAAACCAAGAGCATTTTCTTGAAAGATGCCACTTTCCCCAGTCTGTCCTATAGCTAAAATCCCACTTAAATTCATCAGATGTTGGGGAAGACTACACAGAGTTCGGACATTGATTAATTCTGCCCAAATTGGTCCAGTGCTTAAGGCAGCAAGTCAACTTCCCAAGTTTTCCTTTAAGTATAAATGGTTCTATACAACATTTTGGTTATAAAGTGCTCAACAGAAGTTCACTTTTTATTGTTGTTGGCTTTTACATGTTGCATATTATTAAGGCTTGCAATATGTAGTGTACTAGACAAAATATCTTGGTTAATTTATTACAAAGAACTATTAAAATGCATGGAATAATGCCAAAATTATCTGAACTTAATCTCAGTTTATCTgcacactgggaaaaaaaaaccagctggttttgcttcttTGCTGATGTTGAACACCATTTTTCCAGCTCAGTAAGGACGTTCATAGCAAAGCTAACTAGATCTTACGAGGAATAGTTAGAAAGATTCTCTAATCTAGCAAAACCCATTGTAAACAACCTTattaaaagagaaatatttcaagTCATACTATTTAAAGGTGCTTTCCTGAGAAAAGTGTTGAAGTTGGCCTCAGACCTTTCAGATTTGTTGGCTCCCATTATCCATTACTCCACAGTTGTTCTGCTGCATACAGAAAAAAATGGCCAGGCTACAGCATGAAGTTAAAATTAACTGGTCTAACATACTTAGATCTTAAGAAATGTGACAGTattctgtaaaaaataataatagagaAGAGTATCTTAGAGCTTCTGGCTGGCACTGCATGCCTTGAGAAGGATCACTTGCCAGACACTGAGCTATGCAGCTCAGTTAGCAGCATGCCTTGGCTGATAAACAAGGCTCTCATGAGTCAAAGTTCTTAAAGTAACGTTTCTATATGTAAGCAGGATTTTTAATAAGGCACAGTAAAACTAATCTTCCTATGAACATAGCTCAAACTGTCTAACGTGAAATCAATTCCTAATCAACAGCTGAAAATAGAATTTTCATCTTGAAGGTACACCTAGAAAGAACTTTAAGAGACCGTACCAATAAATAATATTAATGTCAGAAAAGCAGACAAAAAGTTCTTCTGACAAATTTGcaatacaaaataaaaaccagAGGCAATACTTTGAGAttgcctctcatttaaatttttcCCTCTAGACTTTGAGACAAGTATACTAAATGAAAACCTCATCTTCCACATCAACATCATTCTTCATTTGTTAACCCACATGGAATTCCCTTTTTTGAAAGTTGAGAGGATACAGATTTATTTGATGATTATGGGGATTTTCCCAAAGACATGCATGTGCTTATCAAGAGACATGAAACCAAGGGTGGGAAGGTGAGTGGGCACTGAGCCAGATTCTGCTGTTTAATCCAATTTTGTTCCTTTGTATTATTTGGTCTCATAGTCAGCAAATCCAACCACAATGTTCAATTCTAACAGGAGAACCTTTGTTCTGTAGAGCTAACATAGTGGTTAAAAATGTAAAGATATGGATACAGATAATGCCAGTATAACTCTGCCATTATACAGCTATGCCTGCACCTTTCTGTGATTGTTTGTGGGCAGCAGAGCTTAATGTGCAAATAACAGTAACCCATTTTTCTCAAATTAGCCCTTGGAATAAAGAATGCAAAGATGTTCCTCTGTCCTTAAGCTGACACTGTGCACTATTCATCCATCCCATTCTACATTCTTAGCCTTCTGTTAAAAGCATCTTTATTCCTCTGtgttcacacagcatttcctgggtTTACAACCCCACATTTCCCATTGCTCCCACAACCtgacacactgaaaaaaaaaaccactgccaGCAAGCCACTCAGTTTTAGTCAGGAATGAAATTGAGCTTCATCATCAGATGTCAGGCTGAGCATGCAAGACCAATGTAAGTCATTCATCTAAAAACTGGAAAGCAGGGCAGTCGAGATGAAGCAGCAGCAAATGGGTCACTGCAACATTCAATTCACCAGTGCTCATCTGCAGCAATCTCAATTATTCACCACCAACTGACACAGGAGACACAGGGAGATGCTGTctattggtttggttttttgtattTTAGGCCATACAAACCCAAGCTTTAAGAGTCAGACAAAAACCAATTCTTAATCACTTCATTTCAGACACCTAAGAGCCATCAGCACTCAAGATTgtaaaagtatttttttcctaGATTCAGTTCCTCATCTTGTACACAGGTGGCCTTAATTTCTCTCAAATTCAGTGATAACTGAAGCATCTCCTAATCCACAGGAAAAGATTTCTGATCTTCTTAGGGGCTACTTGGAAAAGCAAGCCTATATGTACACAAGCATGTTAGGTACAACACATCTGCACCTTGTTTTATGACTCATTTCAACTGCTTCCAAGGCAGCCTTGTAATTAATTTGCATTTGTGAAGAAGGGCAGAAAGGATTCTTAGTTATTCATTAAATTTATTATCAGctttgaggaaaaaaacaaaaaacccctatgtTATTTGTTCATTTTCTTTACTAGTGCTGCATAATCTTGAGACTGTTGGCCTTTAAACCAACAGAGAATACAACTGTGGAACTCAGAAGTGGGCCTGGGGCAGGATGAAAGTTAGTATCACCACATCATGTTAGTATCATGGCACATCACAGTACAAGGAAATAGGGAATTCAAACTTTAGTCCCAGCAGTGAGACTCCAAACAGCCAATACTTGGCACTGCCCTTGTACTAGTCCATCTCCACATGAGGAAACATCACAGGACTGAAATACCCCAGAAAACTGAAAAGGACCTGTCGTCTTCATTCAGTCTGGACACAGAAATATCCATTTGCTGACTGTCAGCTTTTCCCATAAAGCCAGTTGCCAGCAGATAACCCCTTGCATACCCTGAAATGGTTTCCACCTATCCATTCCCATAGTTATATACAGTCCTTGACAGcactgctacttttttttttgcttttgctcttTTTACTTATGTTCACAAGTAATGAACCAGCGTAAACTTAGCCCAGCACTCCAGAATGTTTCTAAGCAGCAGAGTAACATAGAGTAAAGGGtgaattttggaggtttttttggttttgaggtTGCCATGGACCGGAGGCTGACCCTGGCTTCAGAGCAAAGCCACTGAGGATCAGAGTCCAGCTCAAACTCCCCTGCCAAGAACAAACTGAACACATCCAAGAGCTACCAGCAACATGCACAGGTCAAACAGCCATGGCAGAGCAACCACCAGCTCAGCCTGCAAAGGTGACATTCTGTACCTAGAAAGAGAAAAAGCTGCCATTCCTCTGCACTTCATGTAATTTAGTGCTAAAAAGCAGACAGTTACTTCAGCATGGAGGGTTTAACAAGACGTTCCTCTAGGAATCGTTTATGTTCAATGCTCTGATGATGTTGAGAACCAGGTCCTACAACCTTTGTACCAACATCTCCAGTTCAGGCAGTTGAATTTCAGGACTATCCACACTCAGAAGAGCATGTACTGTTAGCCAAAGGCTCTttggcagcttatttttcttcccAAATAACACCAGTTGCAAAACATTCTTGACAGCAaaaagtttcctttttttttttttcctttttaaacaagCTTTGATCTTGTAGTCCTGACAGAAACAGGGAAATGTTTAACAAAACTACTTTTACTTCAGTGACTAAAAGACGTAACACAACACTAAAGCTCAGTAAACATTTTGAATAACTTTGAACATCAGAGCACCTGTTTTGAACAGTTGTTGGTATTTGTCCCAGGGACACTCATCATCTGAATTAATCTCTGCTCATTGCATAGACAACAACAGCAGAGGATTGTGCATGAATCTATTTTTGCCCAAAGTTATATGCAGCCTTTCTTGAAGAAGAATTGACCATGGCAGGAAAAGTTTTAGAGGATAGTAGCTTTAAACAATCCTTTGGAGACTTTGTAACAACATTATTGAAAAGAACAATCTACCAGTTGATGCTCCATGAAGAAAGAAAACTCTGTTACTCCAGGACTATTAACTGTGACTCTGCTAAGCACTGTCTTTTGACATGCCAGGATTTAGTTGGTAACTTTTGATGAAAACCTTTAAGCATCCAATCTAGAGAACTTGGCTTAGATCATGCACAAAATATGGTGCTAGTGAAACAAGATTCTGTTGCAAAGAAAATTAAAGCAGAAATTGACTATTTTGATTAGGCAAGCTGTTATTCACCTGGAAAGCTGTAAGCACCTCATCACATCAGAATGGAGACAAACTAAACTGACACAACCTCAGAAGATTAGTTATCACTCTGGCCTAATCCAATTAGGTGTGTTCCTGATTTTACTCAATGTAAGACTTCTCCACCAGCTCCTACACAGGAAACAGCAATAATCTCCTGATAATCAGCACCACAAATAATAAAATTCCTGCATAATTAAAAGTTTGTGCATTTTTTAACATTAGATTTggcaaaatagttttaaaaactaCTTAAACATTTTATCTGCTAGCCAGTGATCAAAGGCCTGTGGATTTTACTACACCATTTCACAATTCAATTATTTCCATCATACCATATTGAACAAGAAGCATAGGGAAAACTAAAAGTGAACCTATGCTCTCCTTTGGATTGAAAGACAAATCCAAATGCACCCATTTTGAGAATTAAAGACTTAAACATTACAATAATATCTATCATTTattaaaagcttaaaaaaatacTAGTTTATATTGTGCACCACGAAAAATGAATTAAGCTCTATCTTGTTAAATGCAACAAGAACAGCTCTTCTAAGCTATTTATTAATTACATTTTCTTCACCTCCTTTCAGGATCCAAAAGATGGACTAACAGGTTCTGCTCTGACACTTTACTACAGAAACAGAGGGagtggggcagcagagccttcTTTCTTGTGACTGGGATTTTAAAATACTTCAAGAACCTTCTTCAAGTTTTTAGGAAACATACAAATAGATTTTAATATAAATAGCATGTGATTGACAAAGCAGCCATGGTTTTGTGCTTGAGCACTGAACCCAAGCCCTACATGTGCATCCTGTTTTTAAGTACTGTACATTGTCTTAATGTAAAAGTGTTAGAAAGTTCAACCTTCCCATGTGGGATTCAGGAAAAGGGGGGAAGAGGAGGACAATCAAGTCATTTTGCACAGATGTTGCATTAAAACAATCAGATATTAGGATAAGAGACACAGCTGAACAAAAAGCAGCAACTTAAAACCACGTGGACAATAAGACAGTCTGATATACATTCTCTTCAATTTGgttctgattttgaaacaaacaacaaaatcagTCCAATCTGCCTAAAATAAAACACTTGCAAAAAATATCTTTAACAATAAGACAGAAAATTCTTTCTGAGAAACATTAAGATAGCAGATGGAAGTTTGTAAATCAAGtggaaaaaaatacatataaaagACCAAATTAACCACTGATCAATACTTGATAGTAGAATGAAGACAACCAATGCTACAATTACAGCCTCTGAAGAAAAATCTATAAAAATACATTCTAAGGGAACATAACTATAGGTCAACATCTCTACTGGACTGAAAGACAGTTAGAAttcaaaattaataaaattatccTTTAAGACAGTTTATTCATGAGAAGAAATACTAAATTCCTTTAaattaaggaaaataattttcctttacaAAGACTAAAAGAATGGAGAATAGTTGAGATTGATTTTGCAAAGACAGGCTGATAATTGAAACTAAACAAAAGAATTTGATGATTTTGTTTTTTCATCCACTGTTTTCAGGTAGTTTTATAAGGTTTGATTCCTAAATGTGTATGTGATAGCAAGATCCCTGTTTCAGGACCTTGAAAGAATACAGTCACAATCTGCAGCCATGATGGCAAAACAAAGTGATGCCTTgaaaggctgacctagaacagaggctagacagagctaAAGGATAAatcaggtatttattaaaaggccttaatggatacacctggggcagtacaagacccaaaatggtcacaaaatggacaactggtCACAAGATCTCACACTTTCATAAGTTtaggtccatttgcatattggagttaattgtccaattatagccCCAGGTTATGAAGCTCCATCCTCAATGTTTTCTCTCTTCAATTCACCgttgtttatactttttgggccTGGAGCTTGTAACAGTTGTCCTTGATCTCAggttggaaaaggattgttttgacTACCtacctgtgaagagaacttgctaacatttaatatgaagctcagagttacacactaaagcagcacagaatgtgaaaaatatgaaagctaaaacttaaagcATCACTGCCAGCTCACCATCATTTCTAGAATTTGACAGCTTTCTCCAAGCACAGGGTTAATCCCCACCTTCCTCAAGGCAACTTGCAAAACATGCAGGTGAATTAATGATTGCCAGGTATCAGTGGTACTTCAGAGGCACAATTTAAAAGGAAGAGTCTCAGACTTCCAACATTTTAATGATTCCTTTCTGCTGCCAGGTGGAACGTCTGGTGGATTCAGAAGAGCAACAGCTTCCCACGGAACTTAGCACAGATGACTAAATGCTTTTGATGGCACAGTGAACCTCTATTTTAAGACTTCACTTTTAACTTTGCATTACAGTTCACTACCATATGACTGGAGGCCAAATGCCAGGAATTTGCATTGAGAATGAAAGCATACACAATCTCCTGGAGCTaccgaggagctgctgcagcaggaatgctaTAACATGACATTTTACCTCAAGAGGCATACTTGGATTTCTGCTGCAGAATATTTCACTAATTGTGAGCCACTTGGATTGAGGACTAGCAAATGATCAGTCTTGTAAAGTTCACACTGTTACTCGGAGAATTCATCAGCAGAAAGGCTGATGAAAGGTTTCACTCATACCTGTTACAAACACAGTCATCTGTTAATAGAATTTATTAACTTCCTATTGAAGGTTACACTTTACAGTGACCAACTTCTTTACTGGGCACCTAAAATACTGTAATCTTAAAATCACAGAATTCTTAACATTggaaaagatttcaaagagcccTGAGTCCAACCATGAACCCAGCACCACCATATTGCCCATGTGCCAAATTCACATGCCCTTTGAACTGTTCCAAGGGTGGTGATCCCACTGCTTCCCTGGCACCCAATTCCAATGGATTTTGGCTCCTAAAAACCTAACCAATGCTAACTACTCTAACTGTACCCTCAAGGTACACTAAAATATGGAATTAACAAACATGGCCAAGTAAGACCTGGGAAATTTCAACCTCTCAATAAGGTGGAAAGCAGAGCCTAGATTTTGTATAAACCACTCAAGGGACACTAACAGAAAACTACAAACCTGTCCAGTCACACATTTATTGAAGATCCTCTAAAAGCAAGTTGGGCATGTGGTGGCATCACCTACTGGGTCAGGTTTCTTAAAAGATTTAAGTGAAGGAATCCCTTGTTTCTGGGTCTATGTAGAACATAACCATATACTAAATGCCTGTCAGCACAGAAGAAGGCAGACATGAAAGCACTTTTTCAGAGCTTGAGAAGGTTTAAATGAAACAATATCATCAACTAAACATCAAGTGAAAGAGAGAAAATACACATTAAGGAAGAGAGAAGGACTACCATTACCTAGGCTTGGTTTAGACGTAGCACTTTTCCTCCCTTGAATCTTATTTACATCACCCATATGTGTTATAGTGGCACTTAATAATTTATTATGCATACGCCATAtcaaaatcacttctttacatAAGACCATGTTGTTTATAttcaaggaaacaaatcttttttAAAGTCCTGGAAAACAAGCCCAGAATCTGGTGTGCTCACCAAGCAGACAGAACACATGCTATGGAAGGGGAACTTCTCCCTACACCTTTCTCCCCCCTGCTCTTTGCTTGACTTAGGCAGAGCAATGTCAAAAGGCATTTGGACTCCACAACTAACCAATCCCTGGATTCTTGCAAAGCCAATTATCTAAATTAGTAACAACTCCTGTCACTATTTCTGAAGCTGGCACGTATCCCCAAGATAGACATTAAATACGCATTTCATGCAAGCCAAGTTTGTCTATGAATGTCAGAGCCAAGAACTAAAAACGTTCATCGCTCTTTTCTCTTGGCCTACTACAATTTAAGCTTTTTAAAGCTCTTTGTTTCAGGACATGTTCTGTGAGGTCATACTTTAAGAACCACTTATGCAACAGCAAAAGGAGCTCATGGTTTCTGTGGACAGAAGTGGGAGGCCCAGGGACAGCCATCAGTCATAGCAAGGAGCCAGAGGCAGCAGTTCTGCTCAGGATTTTCTAGAAGCCAAGGGCTCACTGTTTCCACTCACCATGCTGCCTCTTGCCAGAGCCTTCTCACTGTTGCTCCATCCCTTTGGATGCCACATACCTTGGCATCTCCTGGCAGAAACGTCAGCTCTCCTTCCAGATGTCAACACTTTTTCCTTCCAGCCCACTACCATAAGCATTGGATAGAGTTGTTTGGAAGCCAAAAGAGAAAGACTTCTATGGTGCAGGAGCTTGCACGAAACCCCAAACATGTCACACAACACCAGCAGTTTCCTGGTAAGCCAAATTCAGGCAGAGCTTTGGCTCACCTGGGTTACCTCTAAGTGTAGACAGTGGCAGGCAAGTCTCAAACAACAGGTTTACTGCACTCTGCAAGCTCAAACTGCAACCAATATGTCCTACTCAAGATGGAGATTTTCAATGGTGAAGCAATGGCTAACACAAATTACAACCGAATAATCCTCTAAATCTAGAAAAAGCCAAAGGATGAGGGTTTGCCCATCGTTTTAGCAAATGAAGCCATCCAGTAAATCACACTGTAGCTGTTCATGGAACATCTGGTCAGGCCGCCAAAGTAACTGAAACCATTTACAAACCCTTCCCCTCCACTCAGCAAGGTTAACCGTGCAGACTTATTAGGATTAAAGGGAGACACAGAAATACCTTGTCCCCAGTATCCATTTACCTTGTCCTGAGGGCCTGCCAGGCTGCATCAATGTCTGCATACAGGTTTTTCTCCGAGGGCTTGCCGGTGCTCACCCCGTAGCCAGAGTAGTCATAGGAGAAGACGTTGCAGTTGATGCGGGAGCCAAGGCCAATGTAGAAGCTGCACATCTGGCCCAGGTCCACAGCATTACCGTGCGAGAAGAGCAGCGTGTACCGGCCAGTGGGGGCACAGCGAACGAACATGCAGCCCAGGCGGTTATCTCGGGCCGTGCGGGAGAAGAACACTTCCACGGCATCCAGTTCCCGCTGGGAATACTGCCAGTCGGCCCGCTCGCTCAGGTGCAGGCTGCAGGTGCCCGATCCCGTGGGGGTGCCCGCCCCGGCCGCCGCCccgggctcctgctgctgctcgggCTGCAGCACGGTGTACGTGGGCTCCGGGGGCAGGAAGGCCAGCTTGGCAGCGATGCGGCTGGGGCAGGGCGGGCAGCagaacagccagcacagctcGCCCAGAGAGAAACCGTTCATTCTGGGGCCTTGTTCTGGCATCAGAGACGCCGGAGAAAAGCTAAACCTCTCCTGGAAAAGAAGTCACACGGAACCGACCCAGAGCCCTCCTCCGGCGCGACCTGCCGCCTTCCTGC is part of the Melospiza melodia melodia isolate bMelMel2 chromosome 15, bMelMel2.pri, whole genome shotgun sequence genome and harbors:
- the ABHD17C gene encoding alpha/beta hydrolase domain-containing protein 17C; this translates as MPEQGPRMNGFSLGELCWLFCCPPCPSRIAAKLAFLPPEPTYTVLQPEQQQEPGAAAGAGTPTGSGTCSLHLSERADWQYSQRELDAVEVFFSRTARDNRLGCMFVRCAPTGRYTLLFSHGNAVDLGQMCSFYIGLGSRINCNVFSYDYSGYGVSTGKPSEKNLYADIDAAWQALRTRYGVSPENIILYGQSIGTVPTVDLASRYECAAVILHSPLMSGLRVAFPDTRKTYCFDAFPSIDKISKVTSPVLVIHGTEDEVIDFSHGLAMYERCPRAVEPLWVEGAGHNDIELYAQYLERLKQFISHELPNS